One segment of Methanolinea mesophila DNA contains the following:
- the tsaA gene encoding tRNA (N6-threonylcarbamoyladenosine(37)-N6)-methyltransferase TrmO: MESYEEYREIWKNRTIAYHPIGIIRSDHTEHENTPVQGIFTPSPGLVEVFPEFSEGLKDIDQFTHLYLLYHFDRATGTALIRKPFLDDGEERGIFAIRHFNRPNPIGLSIVGLTRVSGNVLEVTGVDILDGTPLLDIKPYIRQFDAREGVKSGWVDEQDLADIGGMNSTPKRLRERENRQM, translated from the coding sequence GAAAAACAGGACGATAGCCTATCACCCGATCGGGATCATCCGTTCTGACCACACGGAACACGAAAACACTCCAGTTCAGGGAATTTTTACCCCTTCTCCCGGACTGGTAGAAGTATTCCCGGAATTTTCAGAGGGATTGAAGGATATCGATCAATTTACCCACCTCTACCTGCTCTATCATTTCGACCGGGCCACCGGCACTGCCCTTATCAGAAAACCGTTCCTTGACGACGGTGAGGAACGGGGGATCTTTGCCATTCGGCATTTCAACAGGCCGAACCCGATCGGGCTTTCCATTGTCGGGCTCACCCGCGTAAGTGGAAATGTCCTTGAGGTTACCGGGGTTGACATCCTGGACGGAACCCCCCTTCTGGATATCAAACCCTATATCCGCCAGTTCGATGCCCGGGAAGGTGTGAAAAGCGGCTGGGTGGATGAACAGGACCTCGCTGATATCGGGGGGATGAACAGCACACCGAAACGTCTCAGGGAACGGGAAAACAGGCAGATGTAA